One window of Acanthochromis polyacanthus isolate Apoly-LR-REF ecotype Palm Island chromosome 19, KAUST_Apoly_ChrSc, whole genome shotgun sequence genomic DNA carries:
- the LOC110955470 gene encoding cytochrome P450 26A1: MPLSNLLATFLCTTFVLPVLLFLVAVKLWEVYLVRGRDPGCPSPLPPGSMGMPFIGETLQLILQRRKFLRMKRQKYGCIYRTHLFGNPTVRVTGADNVRQILLGEHRLVSVQWPASVRTILGSDTLSNMHGAQHRTKKKAIMRAFSREALELYIPVIQEEVQAAVKEWLAKESCVLVYPEMKRLMFRIAMRILLGFEPEQIRTDEQQLVEAFEEMIKNLFSLPIDVPFSGLYRGLKARNFIHSKIEENIRKKVQDSDKESKYRDALQQLIDSSKKNGEPFSMQAIKESATELLFGGHETTASTATSLVMFLGLNPEVVDRLRQELKDKEEQGMDLQSLNIESLEHLKYTGCVIKETLRINPPVPGGFRVALKTFELNGYQIPKGWNVIYSICDTHDVAEIFPNKEDFQPERFMTKPSADSSRFQYIPFGGGSRMCVGKEFAKVLLKIFLVEVVTKCHWTLLNGPPAMKTGPTVYPVDNLPTKFTSYAPNSESFEK, from the exons atGCCCCTGAGCAACCTGCTGGCCACCTTCCTGTGCACCACCTTCGTGCTGCCCGTCCTGCTGTTCCTGGTGGCGGTGAAGCTGTGGGAGGTTTACCTAGTCCGCGGCAGAGACCCCGGCTGCCCCAGCCCGCTGCCCCCCGGCTCCATGGGGATGCCCTTCATCGGAGAGACGCTGCAGCTCATCCTGCAG AGGAGAAAGTTCCTGCGGATGAAGCGGCAGAAATACGGTTGCATCTACCGAACGCACCTCTTCGGGAACCCCACGGTGCGCGTGACCGGCGCGGACAACGTCAGGCAGATCCTGCTGGGGGAACACAGGCTCGTGTCCGTGCAGTGGCCCGCGTCTGTGCGCACCATCCTGGGCTCGGACACGCTCTCCAACATGCACGGAGCGCAGCACAGGACCAAGAAGAAG GCCATCATGCGGGCCTTCTCCAGGGAAGCTCTGGAGCTCTACATCCCGGTCATCCAGGAGGAGGTGCAGGCAGCAGTGAAGGAGTGGCTGGCCAAAGAATCCTGTGTGTTGGTTTACCCGGAGATGAAGCGGCTGATGTTCCGCATAGCCATGAGGATTCTGTTGGGCTTCGAGCCAGAGCAGATCAGGACTGAcgagcagcagctggtggagGCTTTCGAGGAAATGATCAAGAATCTGTTCTCCCTGCCCATTGATGTGCCTTTCAGTGGACTGTACAGG GGTCTGAAGGCGAGGAACTTCATCCACTCCAAGATAGAGGAGAACATCAGGAAGAAGGTGCAAGACTCGGACAAAGAGTCAAAATACAGAGATGCCCTACAGCAGCTCATTGACAGCAGCAAGAAGAACGGAGAGCCGTTTAGCATGCAG GCCATCAAGGAGTCTGcgacagagctgctgtttgggGGTCATGAAACCACAGCCAGCACAGCCACCTCTCTGGTTATGTTCCTGGGCCTAAACCCTGAAGTAGTGGACAGACTGAGGCAGGAGCTAAAGGACAAG GAGGAGCAGGGGATGGACCTCCAGAGTCTGAACATCGAGTCTTTGGAGCATTTGAAATACACCGGCTGTGTCATTAAGGAGACACTGAGGATCAACCCTCCTGTCCCTGGAGGCTTCAGAGTGGCCCTGAAGACCTTCGAACTCAAT GGTTACCAGATTCCCAAAGGCTGGAATGTTATCTACAGCATCTGTGACACCCATGATGTGGCAGAGATCTTCCCCAACAAAGAAGACTTCCAGCCCGAGCGCTTCATGACCAAACCCTCTGCAGATTCCTCCAGGTTCCAGTACATCCCGTTCGGTGGAGGCTCCAGGATGTGTGTGGGGAAGGAATTTGCCAAGGTTCTGCTCAAGATCTTCCTAGTAGAAGTCGTCACAAAGTGCCACTGGACCCTTTTAAACGGGCCGCCTGCCATGAAAACTGGACCTACTGTCTATCCTGTGGACAACCTGCCAACCAAGTTTACCAGCTATGCACCAAACTCAGAGAGTTTTGAAAAGTGA